A region from the Kribbella shirazensis genome encodes:
- a CDS encoding ABC transporter transmembrane domain-containing protein: protein MKRPVYDPAAPQEVVRLPVASGATVRAYVKTLFRRHRRQFLWLTLVNAVAALSGMVGPWLLGNVVQKLSEGRTDVQLPYVVIGFVIALAVQTVFVRLTRLRGAVLGEEMLADLREDFLVRAVGLPPGVLERAGTGDLLSRITTDIDRLSHAMRDAVPQLTIAIIWASLLIGALIVTAPALAVAVVIAAPILIIGGRWYFRRAPSAYRSEAAGYAAVASALAETVDAGRTVESHRLGGRRIQAGDTRIGQWVAWERYTLFLRMILFPVINMTHTVALAAVLVIGGGFAIQGWLTVGALTTGALYIQMLVEPVNMMIRWYDELQVAQVSLARLVGVREVETAATTSEAEPDGRTVLADEVRFGYLEGRDVLHGVTLTVEPGARVALVGPSGAGKSTLGRLLAGIYSPRVGDITLGGAALDQMSAEQVRSHVALVNQEHHVFVGSVRDNLRLAKQDASDADLWAALRSVDADGWVAGFDDGLDTEVGSGGVSLTPAQAQQVALARLVLADPHTLVLDEATSLMDPRAARHLERSLATVLEGRTVVAIAHRLHTAHDADVIAVVEDGKIVELGGHDELVDAQGAYAALWHSWHGDR, encoded by the coding sequence GTGAAGCGCCCCGTGTACGACCCGGCAGCCCCACAGGAAGTGGTGCGGCTCCCGGTGGCGAGTGGCGCGACGGTCCGTGCCTACGTCAAGACCCTGTTCCGCCGGCATCGGCGTCAGTTCCTCTGGCTGACGCTGGTGAACGCGGTGGCGGCACTCAGCGGCATGGTCGGCCCGTGGCTGCTCGGCAACGTGGTGCAGAAGCTGTCCGAGGGCCGCACCGACGTGCAGCTGCCGTACGTCGTGATCGGCTTCGTGATCGCGCTGGCGGTGCAGACGGTGTTCGTCCGGCTGACCCGGCTGCGCGGCGCGGTGCTCGGTGAGGAGATGCTCGCGGACCTGCGCGAGGACTTCCTGGTCCGCGCGGTCGGCCTGCCCCCGGGTGTGCTGGAGCGCGCCGGGACCGGTGACCTGCTGTCCCGGATCACCACCGACATCGACCGGCTGTCGCACGCGATGCGCGACGCCGTACCGCAGCTGACGATCGCGATCATCTGGGCGTCGCTGCTGATCGGCGCGCTGATCGTGACCGCGCCGGCGCTGGCCGTGGCGGTCGTCATCGCAGCGCCGATCCTGATCATCGGCGGCCGGTGGTACTTCCGCCGCGCGCCATCGGCGTACCGGTCGGAGGCGGCCGGGTACGCCGCGGTCGCCTCGGCGCTGGCCGAGACGGTCGACGCCGGCCGCACCGTCGAGTCGCACCGGCTCGGTGGCCGACGGATCCAGGCGGGTGACACCCGGATCGGTCAGTGGGTCGCCTGGGAGCGGTACACGCTGTTCCTGCGGATGATCCTGTTCCCGGTGATCAACATGACCCACACGGTCGCGCTGGCCGCGGTGCTGGTCATCGGAGGCGGGTTCGCGATCCAGGGCTGGCTGACGGTCGGTGCGCTGACCACAGGTGCGCTGTACATCCAGATGCTCGTCGAGCCGGTCAACATGATGATCCGCTGGTACGACGAGCTCCAGGTCGCGCAGGTGTCGCTGGCCCGGCTGGTCGGTGTCCGTGAGGTCGAGACCGCTGCGACGACCAGCGAGGCCGAGCCGGACGGGCGGACCGTGCTGGCCGACGAAGTGCGGTTCGGGTACCTGGAGGGTCGCGACGTACTGCACGGTGTGACGCTGACCGTCGAGCCAGGTGCTCGCGTTGCTCTGGTCGGACCGTCCGGTGCGGGCAAGTCGACACTGGGCCGGTTGCTGGCAGGCATCTACTCGCCACGCGTCGGTGACATCACCTTGGGTGGTGCGGCGCTGGACCAGATGTCAGCCGAGCAGGTCCGCAGTCACGTTGCCCTGGTCAACCAGGAGCACCACGTGTTCGTGGGCAGCGTGCGGGACAACTTGCGCCTGGCGAAGCAGGACGCGTCCGACGCCGACCTCTGGGCAGCGCTGCGCTCGGTGGACGCGGACGGTTGGGTCGCCGGCTTCGACGACGGCCTCGACACCGAGGTGGGTTCCGGTGGGGTCTCGCTGACGCCCGCGCAGGCGCAGCAGGTCGCGTTGGCCCGGCTGGTCCTCGCGGACCCGCACACGCTGGTCCTCGACGAGGCGACCTCACTGATGGACCCGCGCGCGGCCCGGCACCTGGAGCGGTCGCTGGCGACCGTGCTGGAGGGCCGGACCGTGGTGGCGATCGCCCACCGGCTGCACACGGCCCACGACGCCGACGTGATCGCGGTCGTCGAGGACGGCAAGATCGTCGAGCTCGGCGGCCACGACGAACTGGTCGACGCCCAGGGCGCGTACGCCGCGCTCTGGCACTCCTGGCACGGAGACCGCTGA
- a CDS encoding ABC transporter transmembrane domain-containing protein, producing MSLRLIPFADPGVPDTRSGLRLILWLEHQQLRGQALAVFWGLVFFGGIAAAPVAVGLAVQAAIDLSWPKLMLAGALLLVFGAAKAGADSYFHKAVVTNWISTASRLQQLLFRKAAELGSLLTRRIAAGEVVAVSSGDVEKIGWFVEVLGRFVAALLTCFAVVVGLLFYEPQLGLVVAVAVPVLAFSIVPLMGPAERRADEQRAKGGRATELAADTVAGLRVLRGIGGEQLFLERYREASQQYRTSAVRSARMWSLIAALQVLLFGLFLVLVVWLGVRLVTSGRISVGELVTTYGFITFMLVPLHTFEETASAFIFSKVSARRAARVLSLKRTDETKVVGEAQLPEGDLLDPVTGLHVPAGSFTAVVCGNPDAGGLLADRLGGHSPTADGEPSVLLDGVALDDIPLDSARTVVLVQDKDPVLLSGTVRELFDVPASGAVSPETALDAAQCADILDVLRQTLPAGESDAMNAMLTERGRSLSGGQRQRVALARSLYVDPQVLVLDEPTSAVDAHTEARIADGLQLLRAGRTTVVFTSSPLMLDRAERVVFVPDGRVAAVGTHHELLHTNPQYRAVVTREEEATFEESV from the coding sequence ATGTCGTTGCGCCTCATTCCGTTCGCCGACCCGGGTGTGCCGGACACCCGATCCGGCCTCCGACTCATCCTCTGGCTCGAGCACCAGCAGCTCCGCGGGCAGGCCCTCGCGGTGTTCTGGGGGCTCGTCTTCTTCGGCGGCATCGCCGCCGCTCCGGTCGCGGTCGGGCTCGCCGTACAGGCAGCCATCGACCTGTCCTGGCCCAAGCTGATGCTGGCCGGCGCGCTGCTGCTGGTCTTCGGTGCGGCCAAGGCCGGCGCCGACTCGTACTTCCACAAGGCCGTGGTGACCAACTGGATCAGTACTGCGTCACGCCTGCAGCAGTTGTTGTTCCGCAAGGCCGCGGAGCTCGGTTCGCTCCTCACCCGCCGGATCGCCGCCGGCGAGGTGGTCGCCGTGAGCAGCGGCGACGTGGAGAAGATCGGCTGGTTCGTGGAGGTGCTGGGCCGGTTCGTGGCCGCGTTGCTGACCTGCTTCGCGGTCGTCGTCGGCCTGCTGTTCTACGAGCCGCAGCTCGGTCTGGTCGTCGCCGTCGCCGTACCGGTGCTGGCGTTCTCGATCGTGCCGCTGATGGGTCCCGCGGAGCGCCGCGCGGACGAGCAGCGGGCGAAGGGCGGCCGGGCCACCGAGCTCGCCGCCGACACCGTCGCCGGTCTCCGTGTGCTGCGCGGTATCGGCGGTGAGCAGCTGTTCCTCGAGCGGTACCGCGAGGCCTCGCAGCAGTACCGCACCAGCGCGGTCCGCAGTGCCCGCATGTGGTCGCTGATCGCGGCCCTGCAGGTGCTGCTGTTCGGTCTGTTCCTGGTGCTCGTGGTCTGGTTGGGCGTCCGCCTGGTGACGTCCGGCCGGATCTCGGTGGGCGAGCTCGTCACGACGTACGGCTTCATCACGTTCATGCTCGTGCCGCTGCACACGTTCGAGGAGACGGCGAGTGCGTTCATCTTCTCCAAGGTGTCGGCGCGCCGGGCCGCGCGGGTGCTGTCGCTGAAGCGCACCGACGAGACCAAGGTCGTGGGCGAGGCGCAGCTGCCGGAGGGCGACCTGCTCGACCCGGTCACCGGCCTGCACGTCCCGGCTGGGAGCTTCACCGCGGTCGTCTGCGGCAACCCGGACGCGGGCGGTCTGCTGGCCGACCGGCTGGGCGGTCACAGCCCGACAGCTGACGGCGAGCCGTCCGTGCTGCTGGACGGCGTCGCGCTGGACGACATCCCGCTGGACTCGGCGCGGACCGTCGTACTGGTGCAGGACAAGGACCCGGTGCTGTTGTCGGGGACGGTGCGCGAGCTGTTCGACGTACCGGCCAGTGGTGCGGTCTCTCCGGAGACGGCGCTCGACGCGGCGCAGTGCGCGGACATCCTCGACGTACTGCGCCAGACGCTGCCCGCTGGTGAGTCCGACGCGATGAACGCGATGCTGACCGAGCGGGGCAGGTCCCTGTCCGGCGGTCAGCGCCAGCGCGTCGCACTGGCTCGTTCGCTGTACGTCGACCCGCAGGTGCTGGTGCTCGACGAGCCGACCAGTGCGGTCGACGCGCACACCGAGGCGCGGATCGCGGACGGTCTGCAGTTGCTGCGGGCCGGCCGGACCACCGTGGTGTTCACGTCCAGCCCGCTGATGCTGGACCGCGCAGAGCGGGTCGTGTTCGTACCGGACGGCCGCGTCGCCGCGGTCGGTACGCATCACGAGCTGCTGCACACCAACCCGCAGTACCGCGCTGTTGTCACCCGTGAAGAAGAAGCAACGTTCGAGGAGTCGGTGTGA
- a CDS encoding alpha/beta fold hydrolase, whose protein sequence is MLLTTLFSLPTTMALDVDDEGRMLVLYDGTGTRQVNEIAPDGTWRALTDLGDTCRGAQFVPGSSQVVVEHDTGGDERGQLSLLDLDEPGLPTLTPLVHDTEYIHHLVTARTGRVLYTTNRRNGVDFDLITRDLATGRETVLYDGGGWVMAVDASPDDKWVVLSKASSPANSMQLLLVDTSSRSVTELTAADAHNDQGPVAWLPDSSAFLVSSDADRDRKALRRYDLADATWSDLLVDDARDVAGWPSPDGERLLVAVLEDGEVALALHRLEDGSAIAPLDLPAGGVAALSYATPDPIWSADGSFAAITYNSPVTPPTVYRYVPGGELTAMRPVEVPAEVQQPESLRVPSFDGEQVPVFVFRPTGPSLGSTVVHVHGGPEGAALRVWSPIISALAGEGHTVVVPNVRGSAGYGKRWYSLDDRQLRLDSVKDLAAINAWLPTIDADPQRAVLWGGSYGGYMVLAGLAFQPDLWAAGVDIVGIASLVTFLENTSDYRRAMREREYGYLATDREFLESASPLSRVDDIRAPLFVIHGANDPRVPLSEAEQITDALTKRGVPCQLLVYPDEGHGLAKLTNRLDAYPQAFSFLRDHLA, encoded by the coding sequence GTGCTGCTGACGACGCTCTTCTCCCTGCCGACCACGATGGCTCTCGACGTCGACGACGAGGGCCGCATGCTGGTGCTGTACGACGGCACCGGCACCCGCCAGGTCAACGAGATCGCTCCGGACGGGACCTGGCGTGCGCTCACCGATCTCGGCGACACGTGCCGCGGCGCGCAGTTCGTTCCCGGCAGCAGCCAGGTGGTCGTCGAGCACGACACCGGCGGCGACGAACGCGGTCAGCTCTCGCTCCTCGACCTCGACGAGCCAGGCCTGCCGACACTGACCCCGCTGGTGCACGACACCGAGTACATCCACCACCTGGTCACCGCCCGGACCGGACGTGTGCTCTACACCACGAACCGCCGCAACGGCGTCGACTTCGACCTGATCACCCGCGACCTGGCCACCGGCCGCGAGACCGTGCTGTACGACGGTGGCGGCTGGGTGATGGCCGTCGACGCCTCCCCGGACGACAAGTGGGTCGTCCTCTCCAAGGCGAGCAGCCCGGCGAACTCGATGCAGCTGCTCCTGGTCGACACGTCGAGCCGGTCCGTCACCGAACTCACCGCCGCGGACGCGCACAACGACCAGGGCCCGGTCGCCTGGCTGCCGGACTCGTCAGCGTTCCTGGTGTCCAGCGACGCGGACCGCGACCGGAAGGCACTGCGCCGGTACGACCTGGCTGACGCGACGTGGAGCGACCTGCTGGTGGACGACGCCCGCGACGTCGCCGGATGGCCTTCACCCGACGGCGAGCGCCTGCTGGTCGCAGTACTGGAGGACGGAGAGGTCGCGCTGGCGCTGCACCGGCTGGAGGACGGCTCGGCGATCGCGCCGCTCGACCTGCCCGCCGGGGGCGTTGCAGCCCTGAGCTACGCGACGCCGGACCCGATCTGGTCGGCGGACGGGTCGTTCGCGGCGATCACCTACAACTCCCCGGTCACGCCGCCGACCGTGTACCGGTACGTGCCGGGCGGTGAGCTGACCGCGATGCGCCCGGTGGAGGTTCCGGCTGAGGTACAGCAACCGGAGAGCCTCCGCGTCCCGTCGTTCGACGGCGAGCAGGTGCCGGTGTTCGTGTTCCGGCCCACCGGTCCGAGCCTGGGCTCCACGGTCGTCCATGTGCACGGTGGCCCGGAAGGTGCTGCGCTGCGGGTGTGGAGCCCGATCATCTCCGCGCTGGCGGGTGAGGGCCACACGGTCGTCGTACCGAACGTCCGGGGCTCGGCCGGCTACGGCAAGCGCTGGTACTCGCTGGACGACCGCCAACTGCGGCTGGACTCGGTGAAGGACCTGGCCGCTATCAACGCGTGGCTGCCCACCATCGACGCCGACCCGCAGCGCGCGGTGCTCTGGGGCGGTTCGTACGGCGGCTACATGGTGCTGGCCGGTCTCGCGTTCCAGCCGGACCTGTGGGCGGCCGGTGTGGACATCGTCGGAATCGCTTCACTGGTGACGTTCCTGGAGAACACGTCGGACTACCGGAGGGCGATGCGGGAGCGCGAGTACGGCTACCTGGCCACGGACCGGGAGTTCCTGGAGTCGGCGAGCCCGCTCAGCCGGGTGGACGACATCCGGGCACCGCTGTTCGTCATTCACGGCGCCAACGACCCACGGGTGCCGTTGTCGGAGGCGGAGCAGATCACGGACGCTCTGACGAAGCGCGGCGTACCGTGCCAGCTGCTGGTCTACCCGGACGAGGGCCACGGCCTGGCCAAGCTCACGAACCGCCTGGACGCGTACCCGCAGGCGTTCAGCTTCCTACGAGACCATCTGGCGTGA
- a CDS encoding LD-carboxypeptidase, whose translation MTDVVVPQRLRDGDRVAVVAPSGRVDAARLAIGLEHLRSWGLQVDVMPSVLAGHERFKYLAADDKARAEDLRSAWLDPQYAALFCARGGYGVQRMLEYVDLDELVAVPKWFVGFSDITALHEPLNARGLVTVHGPMAAAVEQLNNADGRERLRALLFEPETVTDLLAPHGARTVVGGVAEGPLRGGNLALLAASVGTPTYAPPAGVVVLEEINEEAYQADRLLTQLLRAGWFEQVTGVVLGDFSEGGEGLDDTIRERLEPLGVPLVEGAAIGHEALNLAVPLGLPVRLDASAATLTPDGLVGS comes from the coding sequence GTGACTGACGTGGTGGTGCCGCAGCGGCTGCGGGACGGGGACCGGGTTGCTGTGGTGGCGCCATCCGGGCGGGTGGACGCTGCGCGGCTCGCGATCGGTCTGGAGCACCTGCGGTCGTGGGGGCTCCAGGTCGACGTGATGCCGTCGGTGCTGGCCGGGCACGAGCGGTTCAAGTACCTGGCCGCCGACGACAAGGCACGGGCCGAGGACCTGCGGAGCGCGTGGCTGGACCCGCAGTACGCAGCACTGTTCTGCGCACGTGGCGGGTACGGCGTGCAGCGGATGCTCGAGTACGTCGACCTGGACGAGCTGGTCGCCGTACCGAAGTGGTTCGTCGGGTTCAGTGACATCACGGCGCTGCACGAGCCGTTGAACGCACGTGGCCTGGTGACTGTTCACGGGCCGATGGCTGCCGCTGTGGAGCAGCTGAACAACGCAGACGGGCGGGAGCGGCTGCGGGCGCTCCTGTTCGAGCCGGAGACGGTGACGGACCTGCTGGCTCCGCACGGCGCACGCACCGTTGTCGGTGGTGTGGCCGAGGGGCCGCTGCGTGGCGGCAACCTGGCGTTGCTGGCGGCCAGTGTCGGTACGCCGACGTACGCGCCGCCGGCCGGGGTCGTCGTACTCGAGGAGATCAACGAGGAGGCGTACCAGGCGGACCGGCTGCTCACTCAGCTGTTGCGTGCCGGGTGGTTCGAGCAGGTGACCGGTGTGGTCCTCGGTGACTTCAGCGAGGGCGGTGAAGGGCTGGACGACACCATCCGCGAGCGGCTCGAGCCTCTCGGCGTACCGCTGGTGGAAGGTGCTGCGATTGGGCATGAGGCGCTGAATCTCGCCGTACCGCTGGGACTGCCGGTGCGGCTCGATGCGAGCGCCGCGACGCTCACGCCAGATGGTCTCGTAGGAAGCTGA